In the Terriglobus sp. RCC_193 genome, ACTTCCATGAACAGACGTGCGTGTGCATGAAACTCGTGTTCCTCGAACGGCTCCTGCAATTCGCTGCTCTCCAGCAGCAACTGCGATTCGATCCTGTCTACGCCCGGCGTATGTTGCAACATGGGCAGCAGGTGATGCAGCAGTGTGATCTCCAACTCGCGAGCATCTTCGCCTACAGCGAACACGTCGCCCACCACGGCCTTCTGCGTTTCATAGACGGAAAAACAATACCCATGCACCGCGCCCGTAGTGCGTTCCACCGCCACAAATCCCGGCAAAATGCGCGAATCCAGATAGCCCAGCAGCAGCGCGATGGATTCGGAATAGTCCCATCGCAGCCTGTCATGCCACAGCCGCCCCTCTTCCGCCAGCAATTCGCGGAGGTCGCGGCCCGTATACAGCCGCAGATCACGTATGTCGTATCGTTCCAGCACGTCTTCCCATCGCTGAGAGTAGACGGTTTTGTCTTTGTTTTGCAGGGTTTATGTAATTGGGGAACCTCTTTGGTTCCTACTGCAGGGCATCCACGTGATACACCGCGAGACCCTGCCACACATTCACAAACATCAGCTTGTAATGTCGCCAGGGTAGCAGCTTCTGCAGCAGGGCCGTATCGCCCGAACGAATCACCAGGATGTGTTCCTCGTTGGGAACGCCTGTGATTACGCTTTGTTTCTCTGTAGCGGACTCTTCCTGCAGGTAGTGGCGCAGTGGCTGGTTGCGATAAAAGCACAGCCCGTAATCCGTATCGCGTCGGATGTGGTGGGTCACCAGAAGCTTCACATCCGGCGCCATCTGCTGAATCTGTCGTGCCATGGGCCGCGCCGAATAGTTCTCATCCAGCAGCCAACCGTTACGGTGCAGCAGGAAAAATAGCAGGCATAACACCGGCACTAAAGTCAGTGGTCGTAGCCACTGCAGTCCAAACCGCCGTGTAAGAAGCACGATCGCTACGCCTGTCACCAGCGCAATTGATGCGGCCCACACCAGTGTTGGCAATGGTGGAATCATGCGTTGATACACCATGTACTGCGGGCACAGCAGTAGCACGAACGTCAGGATGCCGCACATCACTCCATGTGACACCATCAGCCAACGTGGCAATCCGGCGCGACGCACGCGATAGAGGTAGTCGCCGGTCAGAATCGTGATCGGGGGAATGGCGGGCAGAATATATCCCGGCAGTTTCGATCCGGAGAACGAAAAGAACACCACCGGAAAGATGGCCCACAGCACCAGAAACTCAGGGAACGCATCGCCCGCGCGCGTATGTCCCAGGTAACGCGCAGGCTTATGCCGCACACGCCACTCTGCCCACGCGATGTCCACGGAATCCCACAGCGCTCGCAACGCCACAACTGTCCACGGCATCAGTGCCAGCAGCAGCACAATCAGGTAATAGAACGGGTTCTGATGGTGCTGGTAGCGGTCTGACGCAAATCGCTGCAGATTCTGCTCAAACAGGAAGAACTTGTAAAACGTGGGATTGCGTAACTGCACCGCGATAAACCAGGGCAGCACGATCGCCAGGAACAGGCAGATGCCCGGCAGCCAGATCATGCGGCGCAGCACCTGCCATTCCCGTCTCAATCCAACAAACAGCAGGATGATGCTGACAGAAAGAAAGATGGCTACTGGCCCTTTGGCCAACGTGGCGATGCCGCCAAAGAAGTACAGGTCAAACAGCCAGAACTTCTTGCCTGTCTCGTACCATGCATACCAGCCCAGCATGCCGATGCAGAATGGTGCGGCAAGCTGCATATCCGTGCTTGCACCGCGCGCAAACGCGACAATCGCCACAGCAGACGCCGTAATCAGTGCAGCATCCAGGTGGCCACCTGCGCGGAATCTCCGCATATGCAGAAAGATCAGGAACACCAGAGCAAATGCGCCAGTAGCACTCGACAATCGCGCAGCCCAGTCGCTCTTGCCAAACTCCTTGTAGAAGCTCATGGTGCGCCAGTAATACAGCGCTGGCTTCTCCAGCCACGGATGACCGTACAGGATCGGCGTAATGGTCCCGCCTTCTGCGCAGAGAAAGCTCGCGTGGATGTCCTTCCAACGCAGCGAACGTGGGATTACCCGGGCATCCAATGCATGGCAGACAGCCGAGTGTTCTTCCAGCATCTCCACTGCAATTTGCGCATATCGCGGCTCATCCGCGCCCACCAGTCCAATCGCCGGTTGTGAAATCACTGCCGGCCCGACGCGAAATGGCACAAGACCGAAGAACAAGAGCGCCGCCGTTACGACGCACAACACTACCAGCTCGCGCAATGTGCATGCGGCTTCCGTCTGCATCCATGCGCGCCAACCCAGCGGCTGCGTGGAAAGATCATCCGGCGGAGTCGCCGATTCGTTCTGTATGGGTTCGTTCACGGTTTGGGACTGCCGAATCTGAGGCTAACAGACAGTCCCGGCGGACGCGGCACGTTCGATCTCTTCGTACATGGCAGCCAGCACACGCGTGACCGAAACATCGAATGGTCCCTCCAGCGTGCAACCTGCGGCGTTCCGGTGTCCGCCGCCACCAAGACGGCTGGCCACGGCAGAAACATCCACGCTTGACTTGGATCGCAGGGAAGTCCGAAACCCTACAGGTCCACCACAGGTTTCCCGCAGAAACACAGCAGCCTCTACGCCTGCAATGGAAATCAGATAATTCACCGTACCTTCAGAATCCTCATCCGTTGCGGAGAATTCTGTCAGGTCGTCCTGCGTAATCCACGACCATGCCACACCCTGCTCAATCCGTATCCGCGACAGCGCCCGCCCCAGCAGTTGAATGCGGCAGACCGGTACGCTATAGAGCACGTCGCGCGCCACGCTGTCCGCCTTTGCGCCCAGGTCAATCAGCGCATGCGCCAGGGTAAAGGTATCCGCCGACGTTCCGGGATAGGTGAACGAGCCCGTATCGGTCATCAGCGCTGTATATAGGCAGGTGGCAATCGCCGGGGTCACGTCCACACCCAGGGCCATCGCCACCTCAAACACCATCGCCGCCACCGCCGAGGCCTCTGGATCAATCCAGTTCAAGGTGCCGAAGTGTACTCCGGTCAGGTGGTGGTCGATATTCAGAATGCGCATGGCATCCAGCCCTGTCAGGCCGGTGCGCAGGGTGCCATCACATTCCAGGACGATGACCACGTCATACGCGGATGCATCCACCTCACGCGCCTGTCGAATCCGCCCAATACCTGGCAGCGTCCGGTACACCTGCGGTACGGGATCGGCCAGGACCATGTCCACCTCTTTGTCCATGCGGTGCAGAATGCTTCCCATGGCCAGCGTCGATCCCACCGCATCGCCATCCGGGCGTGCATGTGACGTTACCAGGAAACGGCGATGCTGCCGTATCTCCTCTGCAATCTGCTGCAAGGGCGTCTCCGCCGGCTCCGGCTGTGGATCGAAATCCTGCGACACATCATGGGAATAGCGCAAGGGTGTGAACGCCATCAGGATGGATTGGCCTCCGTGGCTCCGGCGCGTCGCCGTCCTTCACGTTTCTTCATCCGCGTCAGCAACGTGGTCATGCGCGCATTAATCTTCTCAGACCGGTCAATATGAAACGATAGATCCGGTAGATGTCGTGTCCCCATACGGTCGAGCAACTCGGCGCGAATGTAACCCTTGGCCGCGCGCAGGCCGTCGAGAGTGCGCTGCTCATCGCCCTCGTCGCCGTTTACAGCCACATACACATGGCCGCTCTTACCGCCGGGTTCCAGCGTTACCTCTGTCACCGTCACCGACCCGATGCGTGGATCGGAAAGTTCGCCGTCAATAATGACGCCAATTTCTTCCCGAAGCGTCTCCTGGACACGGTTCCGATGATGTTCTCTTGCGCGATGCTCCGGCATGGCAACTTCCCCGTTTCTGACAGTTCAGGATACCAAAGCAGGGGGCGTGGAAATCGGGGGAATAAAAACTTGGCGTTTCTGGTAACTTCCTGCATTCGTTCCGGTCATGTGAGACGTATTGAAAAGTGACAGGCTGTTTGAGAAGTAAGGAAAAATCGGGTGACGGCAACCGAAGACGAGTTTCGCGACATCGTTGAGAGCCACAGTTCCATGGTCTTTTCCGTGGCCCTGCGGCTTGTCGGCGACCGCGGTCTGGCAGAGGAAGTGGCCCAGGATGTCTTCCTGGAGCTGCATAACTGGCTTCCTCGGCTGGAAAGCGCGGACCACGTGCGTCACTGGCTTCGTCGCGTCGCCACCCACCGTTCGACAGACGCTCTCCGTCGCCGCAAGGTACGGCCAGAGGGCCAGTCCGACGAGTGGGAAGACAAACACGACCGCCCCGGCGATTCCGGCGGATCAGACTGCGGTTCTATGGGGGTTGCCATGGAACGTATGCTGCACAGCCTGCCGGAGGCACAACGTACCGTGCTGGTACTTCGTTATGGCGAAGATCTCACACCGGAAGAGATCGCCCGTACCACCGGTGATCCAGTGGCCACCGTAAAGAGCCATCTGCAGCGCGGCCTGCAACTCTTACGCCGCAAAGGATCGGTAGTTTTGAAGGAGTATGTCCGTGGATAAATTCGAGCGGAACGAACAGATGGAAATCGAGGAGTTGGAGCATGACTTGCGCGCATGTATGCGCCACGTTCCCGCCCCGGAAGGATTTACGGATCGCGTTATGCAGCGCGTCGCGACCCGCGAAGCTACACGAAAGCAGAAGAGTCGTCTTGCCGTCTTTGCTTCGGCCCACAAGCGAGCCGGATGGTGGACTCTCGTTGCCGCAACGCTTCTCTTCGCTATCGGTGGCGACATGGTGCATCTGCACCGCGTCCGCGAAGAACGGCGCGCGACCGAAGCGCAGCAGCAGCTTGATCTCGCTCTGCAGTTGACCAACCACGCTCTGGATCAGGTGGACACCAGCATGGAGCGCACCAGCGCCGCACGCTTCACCCAGATCGCGCTGGAACTGGCGAAATAACTTTTTGAACCCAGGTTTTTGAGGATAAGTACGATGAACGACACTCTTTCTCTCCGGCAATTCTCAGCAGCTGCCCTGCTGGTCTTCTGTACGACCGCAGGCCACGCACAGACCGCGACCACGTCTTCTGCCGGAAAACCGTATCTGCTGGCCATGCGCAGCGGGTCTGGCACAACGACACTCACCGCCAGCTTCACCGGCGAAGCTGCCCATGCCTATTCCGTCACGATGCATGACGATGGTTCGACAGAGGTTGCAGAACAGCCCTCTGTCGTGGGATTCGATCCGCAGGCGAAGGACGAACTCATGGAGGGGCTTGATCGCCTCGGCGCCAATGCCAAGGAACGCAACGAGGTCAACCTCGACAAGAACATGATGGCGCTCGGCAACCGCGATGGCCGTTACTCCGAGCTATCTTCGAAGATCGATCTCATCACTGTCCGCAACTATGAGTTTGCATCCAAGGGCCAGTACCAGAAAAGCGATCTGGACGGGCTGCGCCGCAAGCTGGAAGGCAACGGCTGGTCCCATGTCATCCGGAACGAAAGCGATGGCGAAAGCAATGACATTGTCATCAAGAGCGGTGGCGATGGTTTTATCAGCGACATGGTCATTCTCAACGCCGAATCACGTGAAGTGAATGTTGTCCACATTCGCGGCCACTTCCGTATGGAAGACGTCAACGGCGCGATGGGCCGTGTCATGGGCATCTCTCACGGCGCAGGAGCCAGTGCAATGGGGCCGCTCATGGGTATTACCGGCGGCAGCCACAGTTCTTCCCGAAGTAAATCAACATCCACAACCTCGGCAACTCCTGCCACACCCGCAACTCCTGCCACGCCGGCGACACCAGCCAGCCCGCGATAGAGTGCAAGGGAGTTCGATCGCAAATCAATAACAATGCCCCGGTTCACTTTGCGAACCGGGGCATTGTTGTTAGTAAACAGGGCAAGGGATTAGTCCCGGATGGAATCTTCCGACCGCAGATCGGAATGCTTCACCGCCACTCGCTCATCGAAGATGTAGCAGTCACCCTTCCACTGGCTCTGTTCCGCCGGAGTTTCCTCCAGGTAACGCAGAATACCGCCGCGTAGGTGATACACCTCTGGAAAGCCCTGCTGCAGCATATAGGCAGAAGCCTTTTCACAACGGATACCACCCGTGCAGAACATTGCCACCTTTGTATGCCGTGCTGGATCAAGATGTTCCTGGACCCATTGCGCGAAATCCGAAAACTTCTCCAGGGGCGGCATCACCGCGCCATCGAAAGTGCCAATTTCCGTTTCGTATGTGTTGCGGGTATCCAGCAGAAGCACATCGGGGCTGGAAATCAGTTCGTTCCAGCGCGCAGATTCCACATAGGTGCCCGGTCGCGTCGGGTCCACCGGTGAATCCGCGCGAAAGGTAATGATCTCGCGCTTGCGCTTGA is a window encoding:
- a CDS encoding ArnT family glycosyltransferase, which codes for MNEPIQNESATPPDDLSTQPLGWRAWMQTEAACTLRELVVLCVVTAALLFFGLVPFRVGPAVISQPAIGLVGADEPRYAQIAVEMLEEHSAVCHALDARVIPRSLRWKDIHASFLCAEGGTITPILYGHPWLEKPALYYWRTMSFYKEFGKSDWAARLSSATGAFALVFLIFLHMRRFRAGGHLDAALITASAVAIVAFARGASTDMQLAAPFCIGMLGWYAWYETGKKFWLFDLYFFGGIATLAKGPVAIFLSVSIILLFVGLRREWQVLRRMIWLPGICLFLAIVLPWFIAVQLRNPTFYKFFLFEQNLQRFASDRYQHHQNPFYYLIVLLLALMPWTVVALRALWDSVDIAWAEWRVRHKPARYLGHTRAGDAFPEFLVLWAIFPVVFFSFSGSKLPGYILPAIPPITILTGDYLYRVRRAGLPRWLMVSHGVMCGILTFVLLLCPQYMVYQRMIPPLPTLVWAASIALVTGVAIVLLTRRFGLQWLRPLTLVPVLCLLFFLLHRNGWLLDENYSARPMARQIQQMAPDVKLLVTHHIRRDTDYGLCFYRNQPLRHYLQEESATEKQSVITGVPNEEHILVIRSGDTALLQKLLPWRHYKLMFVNVWQGLAVYHVDALQ
- a CDS encoding bifunctional oligoribonuclease/PAP phosphatase NrnA, translated to MAFTPLRYSHDVSQDFDPQPEPAETPLQQIAEEIRQHRRFLVTSHARPDGDAVGSTLAMGSILHRMDKEVDMVLADPVPQVYRTLPGIGRIRQAREVDASAYDVVIVLECDGTLRTGLTGLDAMRILNIDHHLTGVHFGTLNWIDPEASAVAAMVFEVAMALGVDVTPAIATCLYTALMTDTGSFTYPGTSADTFTLAHALIDLGAKADSVARDVLYSVPVCRIQLLGRALSRIRIEQGVAWSWITQDDLTEFSATDEDSEGTVNYLISIAGVEAAVFLRETCGGPVGFRTSLRSKSSVDVSAVASRLGGGGHRNAAGCTLEGPFDVSVTRVLAAMYEEIERAASAGTVC
- the rbfA gene encoding 30S ribosome-binding factor RbfA encodes the protein MPEHRAREHHRNRVQETLREEIGVIIDGELSDPRIGSVTVTEVTLEPGGKSGHVYVAVNGDEGDEQRTLDGLRAAKGYIRAELLDRMGTRHLPDLSFHIDRSEKINARMTTLLTRMKKREGRRRAGATEANPS
- a CDS encoding RNA polymerase sigma factor produces the protein MTATEDEFRDIVESHSSMVFSVALRLVGDRGLAEEVAQDVFLELHNWLPRLESADHVRHWLRRVATHRSTDALRRRKVRPEGQSDEWEDKHDRPGDSGGSDCGSMGVAMERMLHSLPEAQRTVLVLRYGEDLTPEEIARTTGDPVATVKSHLQRGLQLLRRKGSVVLKEYVRG
- a CDS encoding DUF4252 domain-containing protein; the protein is MNDTLSLRQFSAAALLVFCTTAGHAQTATTSSAGKPYLLAMRSGSGTTTLTASFTGEAAHAYSVTMHDDGSTEVAEQPSVVGFDPQAKDELMEGLDRLGANAKERNEVNLDKNMMALGNRDGRYSELSSKIDLITVRNYEFASKGQYQKSDLDGLRRKLEGNGWSHVIRNESDGESNDIVIKSGGDGFISDMVILNAESREVNVVHIRGHFRMEDVNGAMGRVMGISHGAGASAMGPLMGITGGSHSSSRSKSTSTTSATPATPATPATPATPASPR
- a CDS encoding rhodanese-related sulfurtransferase, with amino-acid sequence MYTVAAFYRFFALTDPQALRDELHETFALTDLRGTTLLAPEGVNGTMAGSAETMERFLNLLRERAGLDRAEVKFSSSEKPPFRRLKFKRKREIITFRADSPVDPTRPGTYVESARWNELISSPDVLLLDTRNTYETEIGTFDGAVMPPLEKFSDFAQWVQEHLDPARHTKVAMFCTGGIRCEKASAYMLQQGFPEVYHLRGGILRYLEETPAEQSQWKGDCYIFDERVAVKHSDLRSEDSIRD